Part of the Lolium rigidum isolate FL_2022 chromosome 6, APGP_CSIRO_Lrig_0.1, whole genome shotgun sequence genome, TGCGTTCGGATCGCGCACATCgcagtgaaaacctagatcgagaAAGCCAGCCAGCAAATCAACCCCCGaccctcctccctctcccccaGCACGTCATTGTGGCGGCggacacctccctagcccggccgTCCTCCACTCCCTGTTGCTGTCTCTCCTCCACGCCCTCCGCCCCCCGGCTCCACGTCGGCTGGAGGTGAGGCGGGCGCGACCGGAGACGGGCTGGCGCGGGGCTGTTCCACGGCAGCGGCGACCGGAGGCGACGAGCGCGGCCGGATAAGGGCCGACGCGGGCGGATCCGCGGAGGCGGCGAcccgaggcgacgggcgcggccggagggggaccGGCACGGGGCGGCCACTTCAGGTGACCGGAGGCGACGAGCGCGGCCGGATAAGGGCCGACGCGGGCGGATCCGCGGAGGCGGCGAcccgaggcgacgggcgcggccggagggggaccGGCACTCTGGCATTCGATCTACGACAAGCTTGCCTGATGCCAAGGTGAGCTTCTTTTGATCTTTCTCACTCTGTTGCTATGTGTGTCCGTTCTTGCTTGATTAAAATATTGGTCATCTAAGCTAATTAATGTAAGCTATTGTTTGCCAGGTTATTTAGGATGAAACAGTTGGCTCCTAAAATGGCAAGCAACTTGTTGATGCAGTTTTGCAGTGGGTTAATTTCCGAAGGATGCTACAGAACACTTGTTTTGATACTACATCATGGACAAGATGAAGCATATAGTGCTGCTGAAGGTACTTCACTGTCTCCCCATGTGAGAGAGATATCATATTGGTAGCATCTTCAAACCTCCTCAAAACATAATTTCTTGCTTTGATGTTGTAATTTTGTAGGACAATGATAATATATATACCTAATTCTGAACAAGTCGGCAAGCAAGCAAATGAATCTTTCTTGTTGTCTGTTTAATATAGTTTGCTAATATTGGTTTGAAGCTAAAAGTGAGATGACATGCATTTGGTGTGACCGAATTTATGTTCCTTGTCTTCTGTTTAACCCTTCTTGTAATTTTGCATATAACTCTCTCATATCATCTGTACCTACAAGCTACAATAGTTAGATCCTTAGCTCTTTAATTTATGATCTTACTTGAGCAGGTCAATGCACATGTTCTTTAGTTTATAACATTATTTGAACCACCAATAAAAGGAATCATCATAACTAAATTATTCTCTGTTGCTTCAGGTCCCCGCGGTGAAAACCAGATCGAGTCGTGCTGCATCCTGCTGGCGGCCGCGCGGCTCGGGGATGGCGGGATTTGGCGCGGGGAGACCGAGGCGAGCCGACGACGCATCGACCGGCATCGGCGATGACACATCCGCGGCTTTGATTCCCCTGCCAGTGTGGCGGCGGGGAGCGTGCGTTGAGCGCCGCTGGCCGCAGGCGACGCGCGCCGAGCTGGCGACGGCGATCTTCTGCGTGGCCCCAAGTTGCGGCCTCGAGTTTGGGTGTGGGGAGGCTGAGGAGTTGGTGCGGGCCGTCAGGGGAGAGCGCGAGGATGAGCAGGATGAGGGAGCGGAGGACGCGGCCGAGCAACACCGGCCGGAAAGAGGCGCTGCAGGAAAGGGTATcggag contains:
- the LOC124664800 gene encoding uncharacterized protein LOC124664800; this encodes MTSVAPPGCVDSITVPNVMGFLSEGHPPPRPAVEADVWARRGNHFLALDYRPTASSRSNQETEIIARFNGLKIPLDTYYLLIQMMYKFIFRVVIHPGRPPLPVAVSPPRPPPPGSTSAGGEAGATGDGLARGCSTAAATGGDERGRIRADAGGSAEAATRGDGRGRRGTGTGRPLQVTGGDERGRIRADAGGSAEAATRGDGRGRRGTGTLAFDLRQACLMPRLFRMKQLAPKMASNLLMQFCSGLISEGCYRTLVLILHHGQDEAYSAAEGPRGENQIESCCILLAAARLGDGGIWRGETEASRRRIDRHRR